Below is a window of Primulina huaijiensis isolate GDHJ02 unplaced genomic scaffold, ASM1229523v2 scaffold5325, whole genome shotgun sequence DNA.
TTGAGAAAATTGTTttcttttaagattttattttcccCCATTTTGCAGAAGCTCGAACAATCATACTGTAGATAGATAAAATTACGACCGTGAACACAATTTAGCCATGCAATTATAGTAAATTGTGTCTTGACTTAATTTGCAAATCTGAGTCAATCCAAGAAATAGTACCATTAACCTCTTATATGTTTGCTTTGGCCAGCAAGAGAGAGAACACTATGAATATGTAGTTGTTGACGGTAAACTATTGCAAAAACTCAGCAAGAAACCTCTTGATACAAACGAAGGATCACCTGGGTCAAAATGGATCTTTGTCGTGGGCACCACCAAGAGACTCTACGCTGGAGAGGTAATGCCAGGTTATCAAAGTAGAAATACAGatatgatgttttttcttatccTCCATTTCTTATAAGTTATGTTTCGTTCTCGTATTTGACTTGGCTCCAGAAAAAGAAAGGATCGTTCCATCATTCCAGCTTTCTTGCTGGAGGTGCTACTCTAGCTGCTGGAAGGCTCGTGGCAGAGGATGGAGTACTTAAGGTACTATATGAGATATTGTTATCCAATTGTTTGCGTTGAGTTTGCCGGCAGTTGTGTCATTTGACATGATTTTACATCCAAATGCACCTCTCTAAAAGTTTCACGTGTGTTCCTGTAAAGATTAAACAGAAATCAACTTGCATTCTTATGATGTTCCAATACTGTCAGACAAATACTACTATACATGATTTTATCAACAATTCAAGACGTTATGCAACTGATAAATTCGTTTGATTCATCTCTCCCTTCGTTTTTGTAATCTGATTTATCACTATGCAAACTTAATGCAAATAAACATACCGCTCGAAGTTTGTTCTCTGTCAGGGAAGGCACACGCAACCTAAACACTTGAAGTCAATCTTCTGCTATTTCTTAATTATACACATCACTCTGACTCGTTACACACAGTAAAATGTGTATCTAAGCAATTTCAAGTGCGAGTACAAGCTGtacatttctaaattttatttattgtccCACTGAAGGAAGATTTTGTTCAATGAGTTCGACCTAACACAATCACTTTTCATGCTCTTCAGTGTATCTCACCTTATAGTGGACACTATAAACCAACTGATGAGAGCCTTGATTGCTTTTTATCCTTTCTCGGGCAAAATGGAGTCGATCTGGAAGAAGTTGAGGTATGTCACTACATTTGCCCTGACTTACCAGTTACCATTCACTTAACCTAGGTCAGAACACATCTCTTTAACTAGCCCTATGAAGAGATACATTCTCTATTTTTTGGATGAACCTAAGCAATCAATGACGACATTGTTGGAACAAAAACTATTTGTTCTTATATATTGGAGGCAAGATGCATCCATAAATTGCTTCAGATTTCGCATAATTACGTTGATGCAACTAGAACACGGTCTACCCCTGTTTCACCATGGAGGCTTCTCTACCTCATGCAGTCTCTCACTTCAATATACCTTTCTGAATAATAATTGTTCCACTTCTCATTCCGCTTTGAGTTTTTCACCTTATATTCTTGCCCCATGTTCTCTTTTATCAGATACGGAAGGCAAATGAAGACTATGAATATGCTGATTACAGTAAAATGACAAAAGACGGGGCGGTGTCTGAAGTTTCTCAACCATCAGAATCAGTTCCATCTGATATTCCAATTGAAGAGAACAACCTGTCTCCCGAAACAGCCAAACCTTCTAGTCCTGAAGTTAGAACCGAGTACAAGAGGACACTCTCCGGTGGTCTCCAGAGTCCCAAAGCTGACGTTCCAAAGATGGCAATTCTTCAAAGGATCAACTCCAAGAATGCCGCGAAGTCATATCAATTGGGCCATCAGCTACCGATCAAATGGTCAACTGGAGCCGGCCCCCGAATCGGTTGTGTTGCTGATTATCCTGTGGAGTTGAGGTTACAGGCGTTGGAACTTACTAACCTGTCTCCGCGAACATGCTCTTCACTGCCAACCCCAAAAAGGATTGGTGCTCTGCTTTCACCTTCTGCACGTATTGATTCTCAATAATGACGACACGACGAGCTTTTTGGATTTGAACCTGTAATTTCAGCTCGCCGTCCTTCGCTGCAACGTTCTGTAACATTATGTAGTGTTCATAAAATTCTGCCATTGTTGATATTGACTTCAATATCGTAGTTTACTCAAATGGGCAATTGTTGCGGCACACTACGTTTACGGACAATGAACTTTTAAATGCCTCGCATCTATGACATCTTCAGCTTTTAGATGTGTGTGTGATAATTCAATATAGTATCAGAGCcgggattttaaaaaaaagttcttttttttttcctgatattTACTTATTTGGTTGATTATTTAACAATATCATTTCCCATATGTTTAATATCGATACTACTTTACAAAAATGTCTTTAATGGTAATTGATACTACTTCACAAAAGAGCCCTTTTGATAACATGACTATTGATCATACTACAAAAATTCAGCAAAATAGAAGCGAAAAATGCATGAAAGCGTAAAAAAGTTTCCAAAAATCAATATTGTTGCCTACtagtatatattttaaaaacacaaaatgaaaGAACACTAATTACatgcaaaaaaattataacaacgCATTCGCTACAAAAATAAAGTGTGAAAATTAACAAAGTGCTAATTATATGTCGCCCTGTAAACAAGAATCGGGGTTCTAACATTATGTTTAGAATCACTCCACTTCAATGATCCAGACAGGTACCATATCTTCTTATTCAGGAATCTTCCCCTCAAACTCACTTTGAACGACTTCTTCTCATTAGTTTCATCGAACGTCAAAATGTCTGGAGTGACTCTGATCGAAAGACCCTTTGGCGACTCAACTTGGGCCTTGTACACTGTTTTACTATCTCCAACATGAGTCACTGTTCGATAAAACACAGCTGAAATGTCTGTCTGATTTTTGTTGAGCTGCATATGCATCGAAGGGTAGTTGAGCCCGTCGTCTCCTTTTGCTCGTCGGACGTTTGAACAATTGTACTTCTTGTTTCCTGTTATTAGTGCAATGGCTGAGGTATTGTACCCCTCTTTGCAGAGGAAAATGATGTAGGCTTCCGTATCGATGTCGTAAATCAGGCCGGGATGTAATGCTGCCCTTGGATTAATCTGCCCCGAGCCCGAGGATAATGCGGCCCCCAGTGGCGTTCCCTTCATTTCTTTTGCTGCAGAAGTAAGTTCACATATCAGCACAAGGAggagaaaaataatattgtaaatCTTGATGTGTTTGTGTTGTGTGAAATTGGATTGAAATGTTTAGATATGCAACAGAGATGCTCTTCAAAGATTTGAATTGTGCATCAGCTAGATATGTTTCGGTGCAACGAAAGTTTTGCTAGTCTACAAAATGAAAGCTTACCGGTAGTCATTAGAGCAGACTTGATGGCGGCGGGCGACCACTTTGGGCGAAAAGATTTGACATAGGCTGCAGCACCCGAAACATGAGGGCAAGCCATTGAAGTTCCGGATATTATGTTGAATTTTACAACTCTCTTATCACCCTTATCTCCGGTCATTGTGTTGAATTTTGTGTATGCGGCTAAAATGTCGATTCCAGGAGCAGCGATATCAGGCTACACGTAAAAATCACATGTAACACAACATACCTGAAGCAAAAACAGAACCAGAAATTATCAATCCTTCCTACCTTGAGTATGTGTGAACTGATCTCTTGGGGTCCTCTAGATGAAAACGAAGCTATAAATGGTGCGGTTGTTTTGGCTGTTCTTGATTTGTATATAACACCGTGAGGCGATCTATCACACGAAGATGATGCaaagataaaataaagtataatcTCAACTGTTAAAATACAATGTATATGCATGCACTCACCTTGATGAGTTTATGTATTTATCAATCTTTAGGCCATCCTCAATACTGACATAACTCACTGGATTGTCGTTAAAGAACATCGTGTCTTCAAACACATCATTAGACATGATGGTGCCTATGGCGCCTAATGCGTCAACCATAATATTACCCCCAGCTCCCTGGCAATACACGATCTTTCCTTTCACTTTACTCTCGAGTAACGTCTCATAATCGCAAGCACTGCcacagaagaagaaaaattatatGGTGAAAACAACAGATATGCATATTCTTTTACTTTATAGACATAAAATCAAGATTCAGTCGGTGTAAAGACACCTGGCATTTCCAATCACAGCCGAACTAGTATTTCGCGCACGGGCTCCATTTATTAAAGGGTACAAAACCTTTTTAGGAGAAAATGTATTAAGCGACGTCCCCTGTCAAGAAACAACAGAAAAAGCAGTTTCGTAGATGTTACGATTCGAGTAAataaaaaaagggaaaagatTAACAACTGACATACAGAAAACTTGTCTCCGTTTCCCAACTTGACATCTGTGACAAACTTCCTATCTATGGAGCTAGCAGCCACTGTAAAGACCCACGGAGCTACATTTTGGACCGTCCATAAATAAGGCCCTGAGTTTCCTCCCGCACAGACAGTCAGAATCCCCTTTTTCGAGGCATGGAATGCTCCGATGCCTATAGAATCATCCAAGTAATTCAGGGTTATTCCCCCTAAGGATACTGATATGATATCCACTCCATCAGCAATTGCTACATCATATGCTGCTAGAATGTCCATGTCATTGCAGCCTGCTTCCCAACACACTTTATAAATTGCTAGTCGGGCAGATGGCACCCCACCTCGTGCCGTGCCTTCTGCTATGCCATATAAACTTGCGCGTTTCACTGATATGCCGGCTGCAGTCGAGGCTGTGTGAGTTCCATGGCCGTCCGTGTCCAATGGAGTTGTTTCATTTGGAAGAACTATGTTTGCAAGATCGAAGGCCTGTGCGCCAATGAGTTTGCTGCCATATT
It encodes the following:
- the LOC140970285 gene encoding subtilisin-like protease SBT4.15; its protein translation is CLSAFTEKQGVVSVFQNKVRKLLTTRSWDFLGMPENVMRKHQCESDIIVGLLDTGLWPDSPSFNDKGFGPPPSKWKGKCVKGVNFTGCNNKLIGAQAFDLANIVLPNETTPLDTDGHGTHTASTAAGISVKRASLYGIAEGTARGGVPSARLAIYKVCWEAGCNDMDILAAYDVAIADGVDIISVSLGGITLNYLDDSIGIGAFHASKKGILTVCAGGNSGPYLWTVQNVAPWVFTVAASSIDRKFVTDVKLGNGDKFSGTSLNTFSPKKVLYPLINGARARNTSSAVIGNASACDYETLLESKVKGKIVYCQGAGGNIMVDALGAIGTIMSNDVFEDTMFFNDNPVSYVSIEDGLKIDKYINSSRSPHGVIYKSRTAKTTAPFIASFSSRGPQEISSHILKPDIAAPGIDILAAYTKFNTMTGDKGDKRVVKFNIISGTSMACPHVSGAAAYVKSFRPKWSPAAIKSALMTTAKEMKGTPLGAALSSGSGQINPRAALHPGLIYDIDTEAYIIFLCKEGYNTSAIALITGNKKYNCSNVRRAKGDDGLNYPSMHMQLNKNQTDISAVFYRTVTHVGDSKTVYKAQVESPKGLSIRVTPDILTFDETNEKKSFKVSLRGRFLNKKIWYLSGSLKWSDSKHNVRTPILVYRATYN
- the LOC140970284 gene encoding IQ domain-containing protein IQM3-like, coding for MISGEGTPVFSSSPASLSRAPPPTLSMEVQPHALPTFDSIPAFSFRDYSEFRISDISSEVPGLQESMAEDGVEWEGTDAPGRCPRSAAMKVQKVYRSYRTRRMLADSAVVAEELWWQAIDFARLNHSTISFFNFLKPESAVLRWNRISLNASRVGKGLSKDEKAQKLAFQHWIEAIDPRHRYGHSLHIYYDEWCKSNAGQPFFYWLDLGDGKEVDLKELPRSKLRQQCIKYLGPQEREHYEYVVVDGKLLQKLSKKPLDTNEGSPGSKWIFVVGTTKRLYAGEKKKGSFHHSSFLAGGATLAAGRLVAEDGVLKCISPYSGHYKPTDESLDCFLSFLGQNGVDLEEVEIRKANEDYEYADYSKMTKDGAVSEVSQPSESVPSDIPIEENNLSPETAKPSSPEVRTEYKRTLSGGLQSPKADVPKMAILQRINSKNAAKSYQLGHQLPIKWSTGAGPRIGCVADYPVELRLQALELTNLSPRTCSSLPTPKRIGALLSPSARIDSQ